One Nicotiana sylvestris chromosome 12, ASM39365v2, whole genome shotgun sequence genomic window carries:
- the LOC138884183 gene encoding uncharacterized protein has product MSNLSKLEFVALDITGKNYLSWVLDAEIHLDAKGLGNTIIQGNEASNQDKAKAMIFLRHHLHEGLKNEYLTVKDPLELWINLKDRYDYLKLTVLPKARYEWIHLRLQDFKTVSEYNSAIFKVCSLLKLCGDTITDEDLLEKTFSTFHASNVMLQQQYREKGFKKYSELITCLLVAEQNNTLLMKNHEARPTGSAPFPEVNAIATYDKFERKQNNYRGRGHGRKRGRGRGRNNYRHYGGNKLENNKGSQINHSKGKASMCHRCGMRGHWARICRTPEHFVKLYQASLKKKENNVEAHLTFQNNNDEAGPSNKYDSKAHPAYKDDFEGLTNITHLEVGDFFEDID; this is encoded by the coding sequence atgtcaaatttatcaaaacttgaatttgtggcacttgacatcaccgggaagaactatttatcatgggtccttgatgctgaaattcacctcgacgctaaaggtcttggaaatacgattatacaaggaaatgaagcatcaaatcaggataaagcgaaagccatgattttccttcgccatcatttacatgaagggttaaaaaatGAATATTTAacagtaaaagatccacttgaattatggattaatttgaaggatcgatatgactacctaaaacttacggtattaccaaaagctcggtatgagtggatacatttaaggttgcaagactttaaaactgtaagtgagtataattctgctatctttaaagtatgttctctattaaaattatgtggagacactatcacagatgaggacttattggaaaaaacattttctacttttcacgcttcaaatgtgatgctacaacaacaataccgtgaaaaaggttttaagaaatattctgagttaatcacatgcctacttgtggctgagcagaataatactctattaatgaaaaatcatgaagcccgtcctactgggtcagctccatttccggaagtgaatgctatagcaacatatgataagtttgaaagaaaacaaaataattaccgtggtcgtggacatggtcgtaaacgtggacgtggcagggggcgaaacaattatcgtcattatggtggaaataaattggagaacaataagggttctcaaattaatcattcaaaaggtaaagctagtatgtgtcaccgatgtggtatgagaggtcattgggcgcgcatttgtcgtacgccagaacattttgtcaaactttatcaagcctccctcaagaaaaaagaaaataatgtggaggcacacttgacctttcaaaataataatgatgaagcaggtccctcaaataaatatgattctaaggcacatcctgcatataaagatgattttgaaggcctaacaaatattactcatttagaagttggagacttctttgaggatattgactga